From Paenibacillus sp. PK3_47, the proteins below share one genomic window:
- a CDS encoding non-ribosomal peptide synthetase encodes MNRVCECRNEWSGGTQAITIPEHQKQKPACSSRIVKQDTFQKLNYLGNSDTLAIFMILLANLQVCLSKAAHQEQVIIDIPLLPLREGSHAASPVLAFQHEVAEGTVFKELLIQTSRKLQECYSQMGEGLRHARKIEEPASFRLMMPELHGRNECLELCEAHGFAGINLSLSASEGHLAIEAYYNPSLYEEKAVLRVTALFETILEQVLNNTLAPLDGLHMLDEHQAAELMDQLTGPRRAYPREKNICTLFEEQAVLTPDQPAVIFGEQRLTYSELNNKANTLGKLLQDKGVGQDTVVGLLMDRSVEMVVGMLGILKAGGAYMPFDPEYPDERIAYMAADSGTPLIVTRRGMRKPGKLDAEWLEIDCGSLEESDDDPVLYHPDSLLYVIYTSGTTGNPKGVMFTNRGLVNLISYQNSVLGIPLDTRVLQFATIAFDVASQEIWSTLLAGGELHLIPDATRKNLHTLLPFMENSGIKTVFLPTSFFKLLAAEHEYLSRLARCVNDIVVAGEQLTLDPAMLKMLGREGTRLHNHYGPTETHVVTAITLQEDCGAVPPIGFPIANADIRILDDHNHAVPVGAVGEICIGGDCLARGYLNNPELTGAKFISHPFIDGQKMYRTGDLGRWLPDGSIECLGRIDHQVKIRGFRVEPGEVEARLQQMQELQSAVVLKKESGGQVYLCAYVVPAAELSVAELRAKLLKSLPEYMIPSYFVPLERMPLTTNGKVDRRALPEPDLNRTAGTAHVEPRSEMEALLAEIWCGVLNCRSIGVYDDFFEQGGHSLKAITLVTRIRQRLQAEVSVAEIFACRTIAKLAGLLSSTHVRAENEAIPQVPDSEYYEVSSAQKRMYMLQQMDQGAAYHIPGAIEITGNLDIGRLEAAIRQLIGRHEPLRTVFHSAGGKIVQRILPMNEVRFSLELCAAESEEEARVQLDCFIRPFDLHADLPLRAILSRLDAERHLLLLDLHHIIADGVTAVILSKELAAFYAGEQPEPLSIQYKDYAAWQTGRQNTGLLGQQKDYWLNRLSGELPVLELPCDYPRPAEKDYLGDQLVMEWDKETAKQLSGMAMENGSTMYMVLLACLNILLTRWSGQEELIIGTPIAGRNHPELEPLAGIFVNTLAIRSTVDHHSTFRQHLEQVKETVLEAFQNQEYPFESLTESLKVVRSLNRNPLFDIMLTMENTDFSKYSCDGTDFQLYDMPYRKEKFDMTWSASEQDDRLRLTISYATALFDRNTIERMGVCFSRILGEVVRNADIPVGEIELISETDREMVLELFNPGPLDYPKDQTISDLIELQTAYTPDNTAISDNGSRWTYRQLNARANALARTLQRCGVREESFVAILSGSSAEMIVAILAVLKAGGTYIPIDPQYPDERIGYILLESGAGLLLTDEKNSERMKGQALRTIGLHDPAAYDSEDGNLNLRIPQKQLAYVIYTSGTTGNPKGVAIEHGSLVNFCCWHNRHFGVDGSDIFAKYAGVGFDASAWEIFPCLLAGAALQIVPEDLRPDAEKLNAFYDQHGITIGFLPISMFERFIQYENRSLRRLLTGAEKLKFVREQTYELHNNYGPTECTILTTSFKIDGEYPNIPIGKPVGNTRVYILNQSNRLQPVGVGGELCVSGDGLAREYLHNDELTNAKFTENPYEPGGRMYRTGDLARWRPDGNIEFLGRIDQQVKIRGFRVELEEIESRMLGIPGIREAAVKDWERDGSRMLCGYYVSDTEIAAASLREALQRTLPDYMVPACYMRLGELKVTANGKMDRKALPEPEGDIRTGRSYTAPRSRTEQRLAGIWAEVLGMRGNPGIHDDFFELGGHSLKVTALITRIHEQLGAVVGVKDVFTAPTIAQLSERISLAEAGDYGEISRVEEQQFYEASSAQKRMFVLQQLDPGSTAYNIPWVISIDGSLNLPRMEAALLKLIERHEALRTLYDMDQERVIQRVLPPVQLNFRLELFTAASGQEMETIAGQFVRPFDIRRSIPVRAGVISLSESRHIWLLDLHHIAADGTTMGILMREFSALYSGKELAPLKLQYKDYSSWQLKGQDSVEMKKHEEYWLQEFSGEIPVLQLPLDYPRPQHKDFRGRHVRTVLGAERVVQLNQLARENDSTLFMVLMAGVKIMLSKYTGQEDIIVGSPIAGRTHKDLEPVAGMFVNTLSFRSRVSGSLSFKQYLEVIRTKALDAYEHQDYPFEDIVEKLGVTRSLNRNPLFDVMFVLQNTAFEELQTDGLAFRQLVPDANVEKFDLTINTALQDEQLVLDISYAESLFDHRTIERMAGHLEYILQQITERPDARMDELQLITEAEIAANLEGYNETACSYPTDRTLHQSFEEQVHRTPDRIAVVAGGDRLTYRELNRRANIIAAELVRKGVACGDMVAVRIGRSADLVAGILAVLKSGAGYIPVETEYPAERLNYILGNSRCPLLLTDGTDDLELIHNTEVMHLSDVQTGTDNAEVNLPDPAVLPSDVAYIIYTSGSTGVPKGVVISHQAALNTCLDINAKFAVDAADSILSVASIGFDLSVYDLFGALISGAQVVIARDPKNIQEIAELLAKEQITIWNSAPPFMEMVLGSLPVTQNYPSLRIVMLSGDWISLNLPARIKEYFPESRLISLGGATEGSIWSIYYPVGEVKAAWKSIPYGYPLGNQQMFIMNEQLHLQPAGITGEIVICGMGVAEGYANDPERTAASFVVHPRFGRLYRTGDLGVLRNEGYIEFLGRKDHQVKIRGYRVELGEIESVMRGMEGIQEVIVMDKSLEGVKVLCAYYLSDTAYPAAVFREKMKASLPEYMVPSYFIRLDTLPLTDNGKLDRKALPEPDGQPVLDHPYVSPRNELESQLVSIWTEVLGAERVGIYDNFFDLGGHSLKATSLIARIRQHCGVDVPLRELFAAGTVERLAEYMMKQEHHGYEEIVKAETRDGYEASSAQKRIYWQQQMMGAGLAYHIPGAFEMKGGLDVCKAEQSLKSLIERHEALRTVFRIKEGEVLQIILPADEAQFRLEYTEAQDESEAAAWMDNFIRPFDLDREILIRAAVIRLEEKRHYLLLDLHHLIADGASVANLISEFCMLYSGAAAGPPRLQYKDYSEWQRKRRMSKEMEAHQAYWLSEFSGQVPVLHLPADHPRPQEKDGFGQHVSLALNPPDAQGLRLLAARNGCTLYMVLLAGIQALLWQYSGQEEIIVGSPVSGRSHRSTEEIIGVFINTIAIKGRLDGQQSFTQHLTSLRTKTLNAFEHQDFPFEKVVELVNPVTQPGRNPLFDVMFILQNKEKADFTIDGLNVRRIPIPFATEKMDMTFTAEDNGETLELDLNYASSLYERRTMETMLHHLSVILTQAVEAPDILLDDLLPPELGIKGSIIEFKEEFHF; translated from the coding sequence ATGAACAGGGTATGTGAGTGCAGAAATGAATGGTCGGGCGGAACACAGGCAATAACCATCCCGGAGCATCAAAAGCAAAAACCTGCTTGCAGCAGCAGGATTGTTAAACAGGATACCTTCCAAAAGCTGAATTATCTGGGCAACAGCGACACTTTGGCTATATTCATGATACTGCTGGCCAACCTTCAGGTTTGTCTTTCCAAGGCGGCCCATCAGGAGCAGGTCATCATTGATATCCCACTGCTGCCGCTCCGGGAAGGAAGCCATGCTGCAAGCCCTGTGCTTGCCTTTCAGCACGAAGTTGCTGAAGGTACTGTGTTCAAGGAGCTGCTGATTCAGACCAGCCGGAAGCTGCAGGAATGTTACTCACAGATGGGGGAAGGCTTGAGGCATGCGCGGAAGATTGAAGAACCCGCTTCGTTCCGGTTGATGATGCCTGAGCTCCACGGCCGGAATGAATGCCTGGAATTATGTGAAGCTCATGGATTTGCCGGAATAAATCTGTCGCTTTCCGCCTCTGAAGGCCATCTGGCTATAGAAGCTTACTATAATCCTTCCTTGTATGAAGAAAAGGCGGTCCTCAGAGTTACCGCACTGTTTGAGACCATCCTTGAACAGGTGCTTAATAATACGCTGGCTCCGCTGGACGGGCTCCATATGCTTGATGAGCACCAGGCGGCTGAGCTGATGGACCAGTTAACCGGACCCCGTAGGGCCTATCCCCGTGAGAAGAACATCTGTACATTATTTGAAGAACAAGCGGTGCTTACACCTGACCAGCCGGCGGTGATCTTCGGCGAACAACGCTTAACGTACAGCGAGCTTAACAACAAAGCGAACACGCTGGGAAAACTGCTGCAGGATAAAGGGGTAGGTCAGGATACCGTTGTCGGACTCCTGATGGACCGTTCTGTGGAAATGGTGGTAGGGATGCTGGGCATTCTAAAAGCTGGCGGCGCTTATATGCCTTTTGATCCGGAGTATCCGGATGAACGTATCGCTTATATGGCCGCTGACAGCGGAACTCCGCTTATTGTTACCCGACGGGGAATGCGGAAGCCTGGCAAGCTTGACGCCGAATGGCTGGAAATTGACTGCGGGTCCCTGGAGGAATCAGATGATGATCCGGTTCTGTACCATCCGGACAGTCTGCTCTACGTTATTTACACCTCCGGAACTACAGGCAATCCCAAAGGGGTCATGTTTACGAACCGCGGCCTGGTCAACCTGATTTCCTATCAGAACAGTGTACTGGGCATTCCGCTGGACACCAGAGTTCTCCAGTTTGCCACCATTGCCTTTGATGTCGCTTCACAGGAAATATGGTCGACTCTGCTTGCAGGCGGAGAACTTCATCTGATTCCGGACGCTACACGCAAAAACCTGCATACACTGCTGCCGTTTATGGAGAACTCGGGGATAAAAACGGTTTTCCTCCCGACCTCATTCTTCAAGCTGCTTGCCGCCGAGCATGAGTACCTGTCCAGGCTGGCCCGCTGTGTTAATGATATTGTCGTCGCCGGCGAGCAATTGACGCTGGACCCAGCCATGCTGAAGATGCTGGGCAGAGAAGGCACACGCCTGCACAACCATTACGGACCTACTGAAACCCACGTGGTTACAGCAATAACGTTACAGGAGGATTGCGGCGCAGTTCCGCCGATAGGATTTCCTATAGCCAACGCCGATATCCGCATCCTGGATGATCATAATCATGCCGTTCCGGTAGGCGCAGTAGGCGAGATATGTATCGGCGGGGATTGCCTGGCGAGAGGATACCTGAATAATCCGGAGCTGACCGGCGCCAAGTTTATCAGTCATCCGTTTATCGATGGCCAAAAAATGTACCGGACCGGAGACTTGGGCCGCTGGCTTCCCGATGGTTCCATTGAATGTCTGGGGCGCATAGATCATCAGGTGAAAATCAGAGGATTCCGTGTCGAGCCCGGTGAGGTTGAAGCCCGTCTCCAGCAAATGCAGGAGCTCCAAAGTGCAGTGGTGTTAAAAAAAGAAAGCGGCGGCCAGGTCTACCTCTGCGCATACGTTGTGCCGGCTGCCGAGCTGTCGGTCGCAGAGCTCCGGGCGAAGCTGTTAAAGAGCCTGCCTGAATATATGATTCCGTCTTATTTTGTCCCTCTGGAGCGGATGCCGCTGACAACGAACGGTAAGGTCGACCGCCGGGCGCTGCCGGAACCCGATTTGAATAGAACGGCGGGGACTGCACATGTGGAGCCCCGCAGTGAAATGGAAGCGCTGCTGGCAGAGATCTGGTGCGGAGTGCTGAACTGCAGGAGCATCGGGGTTTATGATGACTTTTTCGAACAGGGCGGTCACTCGCTTAAGGCAATTACTCTGGTTACACGCATACGCCAGCGGCTGCAGGCTGAGGTATCTGTCGCAGAAATATTTGCTTGCCGGACGATTGCGAAACTTGCCGGATTGCTATCCTCCACTCATGTCAGAGCTGAGAATGAGGCGATTCCGCAAGTGCCCGATAGTGAATACTATGAAGTCTCTTCTGCACAAAAAAGAATGTACATGCTGCAGCAAATGGATCAGGGGGCAGCCTATCACATTCCGGGTGCCATTGAGATTACAGGTAATTTGGACATCGGCCGGCTCGAAGCCGCCATCCGCCAATTAATCGGGCGGCATGAGCCTCTCCGGACCGTATTTCATTCCGCCGGCGGGAAGATTGTTCAGCGTATATTACCGATGAATGAAGTTCGCTTTTCTCTGGAGCTGTGCGCTGCAGAATCTGAAGAAGAAGCCAGAGTACAGCTGGACTGCTTTATCCGTCCTTTTGACCTGCATGCTGATCTTCCGCTCAGGGCGATATTGAGCCGGCTTGATGCAGAGCGGCATCTGCTGCTTCTGGACCTGCATCATATTATTGCCGATGGTGTAACAGCAGTAATATTAAGTAAAGAGCTGGCTGCCTTCTATGCCGGAGAGCAGCCGGAACCGCTGAGTATCCAGTATAAGGACTATGCCGCATGGCAGACGGGAAGACAAAACACTGGGCTGCTCGGACAACAGAAGGACTATTGGCTTAACAGGCTGTCCGGTGAACTGCCTGTACTGGAGCTGCCCTGCGATTATCCGCGCCCGGCGGAGAAGGATTATCTGGGAGATCAGCTTGTAATGGAATGGGATAAGGAGACGGCTAAGCAGTTATCAGGTATGGCCATGGAGAACGGAAGTACGATGTATATGGTGCTGCTGGCCTGTCTCAATATTCTATTGACACGGTGGAGCGGCCAGGAAGAGCTCATTATAGGAACTCCGATTGCGGGAAGAAATCATCCGGAACTTGAACCGCTGGCCGGAATATTTGTTAATACGCTTGCCATCCGCAGTACGGTGGATCATCATTCCACGTTCAGACAGCATCTGGAACAGGTGAAAGAAACAGTTCTGGAGGCATTCCAAAATCAGGAGTATCCGTTCGAAAGCCTGACCGAGAGCTTGAAGGTTGTCAGAAGCCTGAACCGCAATCCGCTGTTTGATATTATGCTCACCATGGAGAATACGGACTTCAGCAAATACAGCTGTGACGGGACTGATTTTCAGCTGTATGACATGCCTTACCGCAAAGAAAAGTTTGATATGACCTGGAGCGCCTCAGAACAGGATGACAGGCTGCGGTTAACCATCAGTTATGCCACCGCTCTCTTTGACCGGAACACCATTGAGCGGATGGGCGTCTGCTTCAGCCGTATCCTTGGAGAGGTGGTCCGGAATGCCGATATCCCGGTCGGGGAAATTGAGCTCATCTCTGAAACAGACAGGGAGATGGTGCTTGAGCTGTTCAACCCCGGACCTCTCGACTATCCGAAGGATCAGACCATCAGTGACCTGATTGAGCTGCAGACGGCTTATACACCGGACAACACGGCAATATCCGATAATGGAAGCCGCTGGACTTACCGGCAGCTGAATGCACGGGCGAACGCTCTGGCCAGGACGCTGCAGCGGTGCGGGGTCCGGGAGGAGTCGTTTGTTGCCATTCTCAGCGGAAGCTCAGCCGAGATGATCGTAGCCATCCTTGCAGTGCTGAAAGCGGGAGGTACTTATATCCCTATTGATCCGCAATATCCCGATGAACGGATAGGTTATATCCTGCTGGAAAGCGGAGCAGGCCTGCTCCTGACGGATGAGAAAAACTCGGAGCGGATGAAGGGGCAAGCTCTCCGGACCATAGGCTTGCATGATCCGGCTGCTTATGACAGTGAAGACGGAAACTTGAATCTGCGGATTCCGCAGAAACAACTGGCGTATGTCATCTATACATCGGGGACTACAGGCAATCCGAAAGGCGTTGCGATTGAGCATGGTTCGCTTGTGAATTTCTGCTGCTGGCACAACCGGCATTTCGGTGTGGATGGCTCGGATATTTTCGCCAAATATGCAGGAGTGGGCTTTGATGCAAGCGCCTGGGAGATTTTCCCCTGTCTCCTTGCCGGAGCTGCTTTGCAGATCGTTCCTGAAGATTTGCGTCCGGATGCCGAGAAACTGAATGCCTTTTATGATCAGCACGGCATTACGATCGGGTTCCTGCCAATCAGTATGTTTGAACGTTTCATTCAATATGAGAACCGTTCGCTAAGACGCCTGCTGACCGGGGCGGAGAAGCTCAAATTTGTACGTGAGCAGACCTATGAGCTTCATAACAACTACGGTCCTACGGAATGTACGATTCTGACCACGAGCTTTAAGATCGACGGGGAGTACCCTAATATTCCGATTGGCAAGCCGGTGGGCAATACCCGGGTGTATATCCTGAATCAGAGCAACCGTCTTCAGCCTGTCGGGGTCGGGGGAGAGCTGTGCGTCTCCGGTGACGGTCTGGCCCGGGAGTATCTTCATAATGACGAATTAACGAATGCCAAGTTCACAGAGAATCCCTACGAGCCGGGCGGACGGATGTACCGGACAGGTGATTTGGCCCGCTGGCGGCCGGACGGGAATATCGAGTTCCTGGGCCGCATAGACCAGCAGGTGAAGATCCGGGGCTTCCGGGTGGAGCTTGAAGAGATTGAAAGCCGGATGCTGGGAATCCCCGGTATACGGGAAGCGGCAGTGAAGGATTGGGAGCGGGACGGCAGCAGGATGCTGTGCGGCTACTACGTGTCTGATACAGAAATTGCGGCAGCCAGCCTGCGTGAGGCACTTCAGCGGACACTGCCGGATTATATGGTTCCGGCCTGCTACATGCGGCTCGGGGAGCTGAAGGTTACAGCTAACGGCAAAATGGACCGTAAAGCGCTGCCGGAGCCGGAAGGCGATATCCGTACAGGCAGAAGCTATACCGCTCCGCGCAGCAGAACAGAGCAGAGACTGGCCGGGATCTGGGCAGAAGTGCTCGGTATGCGCGGAAATCCGGGAATCCACGATGACTTCTTCGAGCTGGGCGGACATTCATTGAAGGTAACAGCACTAATAACCCGGATTCACGAACAGCTGGGTGCCGTGGTGGGTGTAAAAGATGTGTTCACTGCACCGACAATTGCACAGCTGTCTGAGCGGATCAGCCTGGCGGAGGCCGGAGATTACGGTGAGATCAGCAGGGTGGAGGAACAGCAATTCTATGAAGCTTCCTCGGCCCAGAAGCGGATGTTCGTACTGCAGCAGCTGGATCCGGGGAGCACTGCTTACAACATTCCGTGGGTCATATCTATCGATGGCAGTCTGAACCTTCCCCGTATGGAAGCAGCCTTGCTGAAGCTGATTGAAAGACATGAAGCGCTGCGGACCCTATACGACATGGATCAGGAGCGTGTGATCCAGCGGGTTCTGCCTCCGGTGCAGCTGAATTTCCGGCTTGAATTGTTCACAGCCGCCAGCGGGCAGGAGATGGAGACGATTGCCGGGCAGTTTGTCCGCCCCTTTGATATCCGGCGTTCCATTCCCGTCCGTGCCGGGGTGATCAGCCTTTCGGAGAGCCGGCATATCTGGCTGCTGGATCTTCATCACATCGCTGCCGATGGCACCACCATGGGGATTTTGATGCGGGAGTTCAGCGCTCTGTACTCAGGAAAGGAGCTTGCTCCTCTGAAGCTGCAGTATAAAGATTATTCTTCCTGGCAGCTGAAAGGGCAGGACAGCGTGGAAATGAAGAAGCATGAGGAGTATTGGCTGCAGGAATTCAGCGGCGAGATTCCTGTATTGCAGCTTCCGCTGGATTATCCGCGGCCGCAGCACAAGGATTTCCGCGGGCGGCATGTCCGCACAGTGCTTGGGGCAGAAAGGGTAGTGCAGTTAAATCAGCTGGCCCGGGAGAATGACAGCACCCTGTTTATGGTACTTATGGCCGGAGTCAAGATCATGCTGTCCAAGTATACGGGACAGGAAGACATTATTGTCGGCAGCCCGATTGCCGGGAGGACGCATAAAGATCTGGAGCCGGTCGCGGGTATGTTCGTTAACACCCTGTCGTTTCGCAGCAGGGTCAGCGGCAGTCTCAGCTTCAAACAATACTTGGAGGTAATCCGGACCAAGGCTCTGGATGCTTATGAGCATCAGGACTACCCGTTTGAAGACATCGTGGAGAAGCTTGGCGTAACAAGAAGCCTCAACCGGAATCCGCTGTTCGATGTCATGTTCGTGCTGCAGAATACAGCCTTTGAAGAGCTGCAGACAGACGGGCTGGCTTTCCGGCAGCTCGTTCCGGACGCCAATGTGGAGAAGTTCGACCTGACTATTAACACTGCCCTTCAGGATGAACAGCTTGTGCTCGACATCAGCTATGCGGAAAGCTTGTTCGACCATAGGACAATTGAACGGATGGCCGGGCATCTGGAGTATATCCTTCAGCAGATTACAGAACGCCCGGATGCACGGATGGATGAACTGCAGCTGATCACTGAAGCCGAGATTGCTGCAAATCTTGAGGGTTATAACGAGACTGCTTGTTCATATCCAACGGACAGAACCCTTCATCAGAGCTTTGAGGAGCAGGTGCACCGCACTCCGGACCGGATAGCGGTGGTGGCCGGAGGGGATAGGCTCACTTACCGGGAGCTGAACCGAAGGGCAAATATTATTGCTGCTGAACTTGTACGCAAAGGAGTTGCCTGCGGAGATATGGTGGCTGTCAGGATAGGGCGGTCAGCCGATCTTGTGGCAGGGATCCTTGCAGTCTTGAAGTCCGGAGCCGGTTATATCCCGGTTGAAACTGAATATCCGGCAGAGCGCCTGAATTATATTCTTGGCAACAGCAGATGTCCGCTGCTGTTAACGGATGGGACGGACGATCTGGAGCTGATTCACAATACGGAAGTTATGCATTTATCAGATGTACAGACAGGAACGGATAACGCTGAGGTGAATCTTCCTGATCCCGCCGTCCTCCCTTCTGATGTGGCCTACATTATATATACTTCGGGTTCAACGGGTGTGCCAAAGGGAGTCGTAATCAGCCATCAGGCCGCCTTAAATACCTGCCTTGATATCAATGCCAAATTTGCAGTGGACGCTGCAGACAGCATTCTGTCAGTGGCCTCCATCGGTTTTGATTTATCGGTATACGATCTTTTCGGGGCTTTGATTTCCGGAGCCCAAGTGGTGATCGCCCGTGATCCTAAAAACATTCAAGAGATTGCGGAGCTGCTGGCCAAAGAGCAGATTACGATATGGAATTCGGCGCCGCCGTTTATGGAGATGGTACTGGGAAGCCTGCCGGTCACCCAGAATTATCCGTCGTTGCGGATCGTTATGCTCAGCGGGGACTGGATTTCGCTGAATTTGCCGGCACGGATTAAAGAATACTTTCCGGAATCACGCCTGATCAGTCTCGGCGGGGCAACGGAAGGCTCCATCTGGTCCATTTACTATCCGGTCGGTGAAGTAAAAGCCGCATGGAAATCCATTCCGTATGGTTACCCGCTCGGCAACCAGCAAATGTTCATTATGAATGAACAGCTGCATCTCCAGCCGGCAGGTATTACAGGAGAAATCGTGATCTGCGGCATGGGGGTAGCCGAAGGTTATGCTAATGATCCGGAACGGACAGCCGCAAGTTTTGTTGTGCATCCCCGGTTCGGCAGGCTGTATCGTACAGGCGACCTGGGTGTTCTCAGAAATGAAGGATACATCGAGTTTCTCGGCAGAAAAGATCACCAGGTTAAAATCAGGGGCTACCGTGTGGAATTGGGCGAAATAGAAAGTGTAATGCGGGGAATGGAAGGCATTCAGGAAGTCATCGTTATGGACAAAAGCCTGGAGGGTGTCAAAGTGTTATGCGCCTATTATCTTTCGGATACTGCCTATCCGGCAGCGGTATTCAGGGAGAAAATGAAGGCAAGCCTTCCGGAATATATGGTTCCTTCTTATTTTATCCGGCTGGATACGCTCCCGCTCACTGATAACGGCAAGCTTGACCGGAAGGCACTGCCTGAGCCGGACGGTCAGCCGGTGCTTGATCATCCGTACGTTTCCCCGCGTAATGAGCTGGAAAGTCAGCTTGTGTCCATTTGGACAGAGGTGCTGGGCGCTGAGAGGGTAGGCATTTATGATAACTTTTTCGATCTGGGAGGGCACTCCCTAAAGGCAACTTCCCTGATTGCCAGAATCAGACAGCACTGCGGGGTAGACGTTCCCCTGAGAGAGCTTTTTGCAGCCGGGACCGTCGAAAGACTGGCTGAATATATGATGAAGCAGGAGCATCACGGATACGAAGAGATTGTCAAAGCGGAGACGAGAGACGGCTATGAAGCATCCTCCGCCCAGAAGAGGATTTATTGGCAGCAGCAGATGATGGGGGCGGGTCTTGCCTACCATATTCCGGGTGCGTTTGAGATGAAGGGCGGATTGGATGTCTGCAAGGCGGAGCAGAGTCTTAAGTCCCTGATTGAAAGACATGAAGCGCTCAGAACTGTGTTCAGGATCAAAGAGGGAGAGGTGCTTCAAATCATCCTTCCAGCGGATGAAGCTCAGTTCCGGCTTGAATATACTGAAGCGCAGGACGAAAGCGAAGCTGCGGCATGGATGGACAATTTTATCCGGCCGTTTGATCTGGATAGGGAAATCTTAATACGGGCTGCAGTCATCCGTCTGGAGGAGAAACGGCATTATCTGCTGCTGGATCTGCATCATCTCATCGCTGACGGGGCTTCGGTTGCCAATTTAATCAGTGAGTTCTGCATGCTTTATTCAGGAGCTGCTGCCGGACCTCCAAGGCTCCAGTACAAGGATTACTCCGAGTGGCAGCGCAAACGGCGGATGAGCAAGGAAATGGAGGCACATCAAGCCTACTGGCTGTCGGAATTCAGCGGCCAGGTCCCGGTATTGCATCTCCCTGCAGACCATCCGCGTCCCCAAGAAAAGGACGGCTTCGGCCAGCATGTAAGTCTGGCTCTGAATCCCCCGGATGCGCAGGGACTGCGGCTCCTCGCAGCCCGTAACGGCTGTACTCTGTATATGGTGCTTCTTGCCGGTATTCAAGCACTGCTCTGGCAATACAGCGGGCAGGAGGAAATTATCGTGGGAAGTCCGGTTTCCGGAAGATCACACCGCAGTACTGAAGAGATAATCGGTGTCTTCATTAATACAATCGCTATAAAAGGCAGATTGGACGGTCAGCAATCCTTTACGCAGCATCTGACCTCCCTCCGGACCAAAACGCTGAATGCTTTTGAGCATCAGGATTTTCCTTTTGAAAAGGTGGTTGAGCTGGTGAATCCCGTTACACAGCCCGGCCGGAATCCTTTATTTGATGTAATGTTCATTCTGCAGAATAAGGAAAAGGCCGATTTCACAATCGACGGGCTGAATGTTAGACGGATTCCAATACCGTTTGCCACAGAAAAAATGGACATGACCTTTACAGCGGAAGACAACGGGGAGACGCTTGAACTGGATCTGAATTATGCTTCAAGCCTTTATGAGCGCCGCACTATGGAGACCATGCTTCATCATTTATCCGTCATTTTAACGCAAGCGGTGGAGGCGCCGGACATTCTGCTGGACGATCTGCTGCCGCCTGAATTGGGAATAAAAGGTTCGATTATAGAATTTAAAGAAGAATTCCATTTTTAG